Proteins encoded within one genomic window of Dyadobacter chenhuakuii:
- a CDS encoding hotdog fold thioesterase, translated as MFTRSITLDALHSFSQNTISNHLGIEFTEIGNDYITARMPVDKRTHQPFGILHGGASVVLAETLGSIASFLCLPDPDKQHAVGLEINANHIRSARAGFVYGTVRPIHLGRTTHIWDIQITNEERKLVCISRLTVAIVNADR; from the coding sequence ATGTTCACCAGATCCATTACGTTAGATGCACTTCATTCTTTTAGTCAGAATACAATTTCCAACCATCTCGGAATCGAGTTCACAGAAATTGGGAATGATTATATAACTGCAAGAATGCCAGTGGACAAGCGTACGCATCAACCATTTGGAATTTTACACGGCGGCGCATCTGTTGTTCTGGCAGAGACATTGGGCAGCATTGCATCATTTCTTTGTCTGCCCGACCCTGATAAACAACATGCGGTGGGTCTGGAGATTAATGCAAATCATATCCGGTCTGCCAGGGCGGGTTTCGTCTACGGAACTGTGCGGCCGATCCACCTGGGCAGGACAACTCACATTTGGGACATTCAAATCACCAATGAAGAAAGAAAGTTGGTATGTATCAGCCGCCTGACAGTTGCTATTGTGAATGCCGACCGCTGA
- a CDS encoding histidine phosphatase family protein, producing MKRKSIYLIRHGETDFNRRGVVQGSGVDSLLNEWGEAQAAAFFNAYQHVPFDKIYTSNLKRTHQTVRGFIRLGIPHESYAGLNEISWGNREGREPNTGDNNYYRELVTAWKNGQVDLAAEEGESPLQVRERQIPVIETILSRPHERNILIAMHGRAMRVLLTTLFNQPLVNMDDYEHSNLCLYKINYSYDTGKFELEVANNITHLLSLEIPQTL from the coding sequence TTGAAAAGAAAGTCTATCTACCTCATTCGTCACGGTGAAACAGATTTTAACCGCAGGGGAGTGGTTCAGGGAAGCGGTGTTGATTCCTTGCTGAATGAATGGGGCGAAGCCCAGGCTGCCGCTTTTTTTAATGCTTATCAACATGTTCCTTTTGATAAAATTTACACCTCTAATTTAAAACGAACACATCAAACAGTTCGTGGGTTCATCAGGCTTGGTATCCCTCATGAAAGTTATGCAGGGCTGAACGAGATCTCCTGGGGAAACCGCGAAGGCCGCGAACCGAACACGGGTGATAACAACTATTACCGCGAGCTGGTCACTGCCTGGAAAAACGGTCAGGTTGATCTTGCGGCAGAAGAAGGAGAAAGTCCTTTGCAGGTGCGCGAGCGCCAGATCCCGGTGATCGAGACCATTCTGTCCCGGCCGCACGAAAGAAATATCCTGATTGCCATGCACGGCCGCGCCATGCGGGTGCTGCTTACCACGCTTTTCAATCAGCCTCTTGTTAATATGGATGATTACGAGCATAGTAACCTGTGTTTGTACAAAATCAACTATTCTTACGACACAGGGAAGTTTGAGCTGGAAGTGGCCAACAACATTACCCACCTGTTGTCCCTAGAAATTCCTCAAACTTTGTAA
- a CDS encoding chorismate-binding protein, with protein MLSVQTDTRLSIFEGLQVEELWTASRQLGFPSALWRLPHRNEIQLLISVRDGIRKCQPELEKLSAGFVVSNFHWETDQEVLFLEGDIILTFSDDNSIKDIENNVSEEHPDVIKLVTLATEIAKDANPHAYHNAIAINDLPDLNARDRFKRTVELAVSAIRQGQFKKVVLSRTKDLAYSENFQPAKAFCKLAKVYPHAFVSLVNLPDQNELWLGASPEALVRQDSNGTFRTMSLAGTQNARNEAGELIPKFDIRWGEKEIEEHALVSRYIVECFKKIRFREYTETGPKTVLAGNLYHLRTDFEVDTATLNFPELASVMLKLLHPTSAVCGVPKLPSLQFLTEIEGYDRSFYSGFIGPAQVGGDTNLFVNLRTVRFKDGKATFFAGAGITEDSVPEREWEETEMKCDTLLKVIAQEF; from the coding sequence ATGCTTTCAGTACAAACCGACACACGACTTTCCATATTTGAGGGATTACAGGTTGAGGAGCTTTGGACAGCATCCAGACAATTGGGATTTCCGTCGGCATTATGGAGATTACCGCACAGGAATGAAATTCAGCTGCTGATTTCGGTTCGGGACGGAATCCGAAAATGTCAGCCTGAGCTCGAAAAACTCTCAGCCGGCTTCGTCGTAAGCAACTTTCATTGGGAAACCGATCAGGAGGTGCTGTTTCTGGAAGGCGACATTATTCTGACTTTTTCTGACGATAATAGTATAAAAGACATTGAAAATAACGTCAGCGAGGAACATCCGGATGTGATAAAGCTGGTAACGCTGGCCACTGAAATTGCCAAAGATGCCAATCCGCATGCCTATCACAATGCTATTGCTATCAACGATTTACCGGATCTGAATGCCCGCGACCGTTTTAAAAGGACGGTCGAGTTGGCTGTATCTGCTATCCGCCAGGGCCAGTTTAAAAAAGTAGTATTATCCAGAACAAAGGACTTAGCCTATTCTGAAAACTTTCAGCCCGCCAAAGCATTCTGCAAGCTGGCAAAAGTATATCCGCATGCATTTGTTTCGCTGGTTAACCTGCCCGATCAGAATGAGTTATGGCTTGGGGCGAGTCCGGAGGCATTGGTACGCCAGGATTCTAATGGCACTTTCAGGACAATGTCGCTCGCGGGAACGCAGAATGCGCGGAATGAAGCTGGTGAGCTTATCCCGAAGTTTGATATTCGCTGGGGCGAAAAGGAGATTGAAGAACATGCGCTGGTTAGCCGTTACATTGTGGAATGTTTCAAGAAAATCCGCTTCCGGGAATACACGGAGACCGGCCCTAAAACAGTTCTGGCCGGTAATTTATATCATTTAAGGACTGATTTTGAAGTGGACACGGCGACATTGAACTTCCCTGAGCTCGCGTCTGTGATGCTTAAACTCCTGCACCCGACCTCTGCGGTTTGCGGCGTGCCCAAACTTCCCAGCCTGCAATTCCTTACCGAGATCGAAGGCTATGACCGCTCATTTTATAGTGGCTTTATCGGGCCGGCACAAGTGGGCGGCGATACAAATCTTTTTGTAAACCTGCGGACGGTGAGGTTTAAAGATGGAAAAGCAACATTTTTCGCGGGTGCCGGCATCACCGAAGATTCCGTTCCTGAGCGGGAATGGGAAGAAACGGAGATGAAATGTGATACACTTCTGAAAGTAATTGCGCAGGAATTCTAA
- a CDS encoding efflux RND transporter periplasmic adaptor subunit, translating into MNPNTKSVFSKIPNLNKTLSSVILSGTLLFTFSCKEKKDTFQAKGGGGPTIVDVIIAKSENVSDKVEVNGTIVANEFAELRPEVSGLLTFLNVPEGQTVSKGTVIARINNADLQAQLNRTKVQLELAETTEKRLKQLVAVNGINQADYDLAVNQVNTFKADMAYTQALIDKTIIRAPFTGVIGLRKVSEGSYVTPTNVLATMQQLANLRIDFTIPETYQKYVRKGANVEVLLDQNSGKRESARIIALEPQVNQSTRNITVRAVLNSGSTSPGSFAKVYLNASTNKSSILIPTNCIIPEAMGKKAVTVKGGKAVFVEIQTGDRREEVVEVTSGLSVGDTVVVSGVLFARPDAPVKVRSVKSLNAVK; encoded by the coding sequence ATGAATCCAAACACAAAGTCTGTATTTTCGAAAATACCGAATCTGAATAAAACCCTCTCCTCTGTAATCCTCTCGGGTACGCTTCTCTTCACATTTTCATGCAAGGAAAAAAAGGACACTTTTCAGGCGAAGGGTGGCGGCGGACCTACGATCGTTGACGTCATCATTGCCAAAAGTGAAAATGTAAGCGACAAGGTCGAAGTTAACGGAACAATTGTTGCTAATGAATTTGCCGAACTCAGACCGGAAGTAAGCGGACTGCTTACATTTCTCAATGTTCCTGAGGGACAAACTGTTTCCAAAGGAACGGTGATCGCCAGGATTAATAATGCAGATTTACAGGCGCAGTTGAACCGTACAAAAGTGCAGCTCGAACTTGCAGAAACCACTGAAAAGCGATTGAAACAGCTTGTGGCCGTAAACGGCATCAACCAGGCCGATTACGATCTGGCTGTGAACCAAGTCAATACATTTAAGGCGGATATGGCTTACACGCAGGCTTTGATCGACAAAACCATTATTCGTGCGCCATTTACGGGTGTTATAGGTTTAAGAAAAGTAAGTGAAGGTTCCTACGTGACGCCAACGAACGTCCTTGCTACCATGCAGCAGCTGGCCAATCTGAGGATCGATTTTACAATTCCAGAAACCTACCAGAAATATGTAAGGAAAGGTGCCAATGTAGAAGTGCTCCTGGACCAGAATTCCGGAAAAAGAGAAAGTGCACGGATTATCGCCCTGGAACCGCAGGTTAACCAGTCTACCAGGAACATTACGGTAAGAGCTGTGCTGAATTCCGGCTCCACAAGTCCGGGTTCGTTTGCGAAAGTATATTTGAATGCGAGTACGAATAAATCCAGTATCCTGATCCCTACCAACTGCATTATACCGGAAGCGATGGGCAAAAAGGCGGTTACCGTGAAGGGCGGAAAGGCGGTTTTTGTAGAAATCCAGACTGGTGACAGACGTGAAGAAGTAGTTGAAGTGACCAGTGGCCTGAGCGTTGGGGATACCGTAGTTGTTTCGGGCGTGTTATTTGCCCGTCCTGATGCCCCAGTGAAAGTGAGAAGCGTAAAAAGCTTGAATGCTGTGAAGTAA
- a CDS encoding sensor histidine kinase, whose amino-acid sequence MSKKRTYWTLQILGWTLLIMFEYVPYALEFGFEVGVFYTALANILLGICLTHVYRLVIRKWNWSSLPLPRLSLRVIGSVLLLGLIMTLVNQPMDRKVLEQNLLNQPLVFWGYYANWCKNLLAWILSYTVYHYIEQTRLAGYEKIMLKMSMREAEAKVLRSQLNPHFTFNALNSIRALVYEDPKKAQLSITQLSNILRNSLLADRRKTVDLQEELRTVEDYLELEKVRYEDRLRYSIATDPQAIYWQVPPMMLQTLVENGIKHGVSKEMGGGFIDVKSEIANELLIITILNSGNLGNTDSGGVGLKNTAERLSILYGKGAAFRIFQEKQDVVCSEVRIPMLSEGVMMVGEETGKRN is encoded by the coding sequence ATGTCCAAAAAACGTACTTATTGGACGTTACAAATTCTCGGCTGGACCTTACTGATCATGTTCGAGTATGTGCCTTATGCGCTTGAATTTGGTTTTGAAGTCGGAGTATTTTACACAGCATTAGCCAACATTCTTTTAGGCATTTGCCTCACGCACGTGTACAGGCTTGTGATCCGGAAATGGAACTGGTCTTCTTTACCGCTTCCGCGGCTTTCATTGCGCGTGATCGGCTCCGTTTTGTTATTGGGACTGATTATGACACTGGTCAATCAGCCGATGGACAGGAAAGTGCTTGAACAAAATTTACTGAATCAGCCGCTTGTTTTCTGGGGTTACTACGCCAACTGGTGCAAAAACCTTCTTGCCTGGATCTTGTCTTACACGGTTTATCATTATATAGAGCAAACAAGGCTTGCCGGATATGAGAAGATCATGCTGAAAATGTCCATGCGGGAAGCAGAGGCGAAGGTCCTCCGTTCACAGTTGAACCCGCATTTTACATTCAATGCATTGAACAGCATCCGCGCACTGGTGTATGAAGATCCTAAAAAAGCACAGCTCAGTATCACACAGTTATCCAATATTTTACGAAATTCTTTACTGGCCGACAGACGCAAAACGGTTGATTTACAAGAAGAACTGAGAACTGTTGAAGATTATCTGGAACTTGAAAAGGTCCGCTATGAAGATCGTCTACGTTACTCCATAGCAACAGATCCGCAAGCCATTTACTGGCAGGTCCCACCTATGATGCTCCAAACTTTGGTCGAAAACGGCATTAAGCATGGCGTTTCAAAGGAAATGGGTGGTGGATTTATCGATGTAAAATCGGAAATTGCAAACGAGCTGCTGATTATTACCATTCTTAACTCGGGAAATCTGGGTAACACGGATTCGGGAGGCGTTGGTTTGAAGAACACGGCCGAGCGGCTGTCTATTTTATATGGTAAGGGCGCAGCCTTCCGCATTTTTCAGGAGAAACAAGACGTGGTTTGCTCCGAAGTAAGGATTCCAATGTTGTCGGAAGGCGTGATGATGGTGGGTGAGGAGACAGGGAAACGCAACTGA
- a CDS encoding LytR/AlgR family response regulator transcription factor produces MRTLIVDDERLARNELKRLLEPYTKIDIVGEAANAEEALVMIEELQPELLFLDIQMPGKNGFELLSSIEGKSPEVIFTTAYDEYAIKAFEFNALDYLLKPIDSERLKDTIHRIEENQAQPEAPAQAHERAEKVLGENDQVFVKDGEKCWFVKLGKIRLFESMGNYVRLHFDDQKPLVLKSLNNLEERLEPNTYFRANRKHIINLHWIEKIEPWFSGGLLVTLQGGDKIEISRRQAIRFKELMSL; encoded by the coding sequence ATGAGGACTCTTATTGTCGACGACGAACGCCTTGCAAGAAACGAATTGAAAAGATTGCTGGAACCTTATACCAAGATTGACATTGTAGGGGAAGCGGCCAATGCGGAAGAGGCTTTGGTAATGATTGAAGAATTACAGCCGGAACTGCTGTTCCTGGACATTCAGATGCCAGGCAAAAATGGTTTCGAATTGCTTTCGTCCATCGAGGGAAAAAGCCCGGAGGTGATTTTTACAACTGCTTATGATGAATATGCGATCAAAGCATTTGAGTTCAATGCACTAGATTATTTGTTAAAACCAATTGATTCTGAGCGTTTAAAGGATACAATTCATCGCATCGAGGAAAATCAGGCGCAGCCGGAGGCACCTGCCCAGGCGCATGAACGTGCAGAAAAAGTGCTTGGCGAGAATGATCAGGTGTTCGTGAAAGACGGTGAGAAATGCTGGTTTGTAAAACTGGGCAAGATCCGCCTTTTTGAATCCATGGGAAATTACGTTCGCCTGCATTTTGATGATCAAAAGCCTTTGGTCTTGAAATCGCTGAACAATCTGGAAGAGCGGCTGGAACCCAACACTTACTTCCGCGCCAATCGCAAGCACATTATAAACCTGCACTGGATCGAAAAAATAGAACCCTGGTTTAGCGGCGGACTGCTTGTTACGCTGCAAGGCGGCGACAAAATCGAGATCTCGCGCCGTCAGGCCATCCGGTTTAAGGAGCTGATGAGTTTATAA